In Brassica oleracea var. oleracea cultivar TO1000 unplaced genomic scaffold, BOL UnpScaffold02331, whole genome shotgun sequence, the DNA window TTCTCTTTGTTGGTCTTTACGCTCTGTTATTGAAATAAAACACTATCTAAGGTTTTTTACATTTGAAAACTAtcaatattactattttataggTCTTTCTCGAATACACATATTTTGACACGAAGCTGGCTTATGAGGCCgaacacaacacaacacacaATTCACCAAGCGTTACCAAATATTTCCCCTcgacattttttttctcttttccaaACGTTCTGTGGCAGGGCAtcttttttttcagttaaatcTTTCTTATAACTTAGATATTCTAATTGCATCATAACGTGGTCTGgaaagtaaacaaaagaaaagtatatGTTTATTTGGCCTAGAACTTGTTATCAGTTTGCATAATTCATTCATTATACGGTGTTATTGATCAAACCATGACAcaatgaagtatatatattttttttgatcaaaatgaaatatattattacataCGATTTTGTGATGTTAACATTAACTCATTATTTTCATAAACTATTTGAAACTTCAACAAGAAAGAGGAGGTATACCACAAGCCGAGAACGCTTTATGAGCATTTTTGGATTTAATATACTGACCATAAACTGGATCATTTACGTAACCACATAGACACGGCTTTTCTTTTTTCAGCATTGCGCAACACTCTGTTGACGGCTTACTTCCGGTTTTTACAGCTGGGCTGCATGGGCTAAGTTCTTTCGGATTGCATGACAGTACTTTCTCATCTTCCATGGCTGCATTGGTGAGAGCCAGAGACAACACAAGGACTATCAGAAATGCCATGCTTATTGCTCCTGTTAACTTCATGTTCTATAACCTTATTGACTCTTTTCAAACTAGATCTAgttaatttcttgaaaaatgttTGCTTCATGATTTCGAGGTGTTGATGGTCGAGTTATTAAATAGGTATTAGACTAGAGTAAAGTTTTGCAAGAATAGGTTAGTTTTTTTATTGGTAACA includes these proteins:
- the LOC106321659 gene encoding non-specific lipid-transfer protein 2P-like, with the translated sequence MKLTGAISMAFLIVLVLSLALTNAAMEDEKVLSCNPKELSPCSPAVKTGSKPSTECCAMLKKEKPCLCGYVNDPVYGQYIKSKNAHKAFSACGIPPLSC